The following proteins are co-located in the Rattus norvegicus strain BN/NHsdMcwi chromosome X, GRCr8, whole genome shotgun sequence genome:
- the Gpm6b gene encoding neuronal membrane glycoprotein M6-b isoform X11, with translation MGCFECCIKCLGGVPYASLVATILCFSGVALFCGCGHVALAGTVAILEQHFSTNTSDHALLSEVIQLMQYVIYGIASFFFLYGIILLAEGFYTTSAVKELHGEFKTTACGRCISGMFVFLTYVLGVAWLGVFGFSAVPVFMFYNIWSTCEVIKSPQSNGTSGVEQICVDVRQYGIIPWNAFPGKICGSALENICNTNEFYMSYHLFIVACAGAGATVIALFAGSTSGCLVTD, from the exons GTTGCTTCGAATGCTGCATCAAGTGTCTGGGAGGAGTTCCCTATGCCTCCCTAGTGGCCACCATCCTATGTTTCTCGGGAGTCGCCTTGTTCTGTGGCTGTGGACATGTGGCTCTTGCAGGCACCGTGGCAATTCTTGAGCAACACTTCTCCACCAACACCAGTGACCATGCCTTGCTGAGCGAAGT GATCCAACTGATGCAGTATGTCATCTATGGAATCGCGTCCTTTTTCTTCCTGTACGGTATCATTCTGCTGGCAGAAGGCTTCTACACCACAAGTGCAGTGAAAGAGCTGCACGGTGAGTTTAAAACAACTGCCTGTGGACGATGCATCAGTGGAATG TTCGTGTTCCTCACCTATGTGCTGGGAGTGGCCTGGCTGGGTGTGTTCGGCTTTTCTGCAGTGCCAGTGTTTATGTTCTACAATATCTGGTCAACCTGTGAAGTCATCAAGTCCCCACAAAGCAATGGGACCTCGGGTGTGGAGCAGATCTGTGTGGATGTCCGGCAATACG GTATCATTCCTTGGAACGCTTTCCCAGGCAAAATCTGTGGCTCTGCCCTGGAGAACATCTGCAACACCAATGAG TTCTACATGTCCTATCATCTGTTCATTGTGGCTTGTGCTGGAGCTGGTGCCACCGTCATTGCCCTG TTTGCAGGAAGTACTAGTGGCTGCCTTGTCACCGACTGA
- the Gpm6b gene encoding neuronal membrane glycoprotein M6-b isoform X10, translated as MKPAMETAAEENTEQSQERKGCFECCIKCLGGVPYASLVATILCFSGVALFCGCGHVALAGTVAILEQHFSTNTSDHALLSEVIQLMQYVIYGIASFFFLYGIILLAEGFYTTSAVKELHGEFKTTACGRCISGMFVFLTYVLGVAWLGVFGFSAVPVFMFYNIWSTCEVIKSPQSNGTSGVEQICVDVRQYGIIPWNAFPGKICGSALENICNTNEFYMSYHLFIVACAGAGATVIALFAGSTSGCLVTD; from the exons GTTGCTTCGAATGCTGCATCAAGTGTCTGGGAGGAGTTCCCTATGCCTCCCTAGTGGCCACCATCCTATGTTTCTCGGGAGTCGCCTTGTTCTGTGGCTGTGGACATGTGGCTCTTGCAGGCACCGTGGCAATTCTTGAGCAACACTTCTCCACCAACACCAGTGACCATGCCTTGCTGAGCGAAGT GATCCAACTGATGCAGTATGTCATCTATGGAATCGCGTCCTTTTTCTTCCTGTACGGTATCATTCTGCTGGCAGAAGGCTTCTACACCACAAGTGCAGTGAAAGAGCTGCACGGTGAGTTTAAAACAACTGCCTGTGGACGATGCATCAGTGGAATG TTCGTGTTCCTCACCTATGTGCTGGGAGTGGCCTGGCTGGGTGTGTTCGGCTTTTCTGCAGTGCCAGTGTTTATGTTCTACAATATCTGGTCAACCTGTGAAGTCATCAAGTCCCCACAAAGCAATGGGACCTCGGGTGTGGAGCAGATCTGTGTGGATGTCCGGCAATACG GTATCATTCCTTGGAACGCTTTCCCAGGCAAAATCTGTGGCTCTGCCCTGGAGAACATCTGCAACACCAATGAG TTCTACATGTCCTATCATCTGTTCATTGTGGCTTGTGCTGGAGCTGGTGCCACCGTCATTGCCCTG TTTGCAGGAAGTACTAGTGGCTGCCTTGTCACCGACTGA
- the Gpm6b gene encoding neuronal membrane glycoprotein M6-b isoform X9, translating to MGCFECCIKCLGGVPYASLVATILCFSGVALFCGCGHVALAGTVAILEQHFSTNTSDHALLSEVIQLMQYVIYGIASFFFLYGIILLAEGFYTTSAVKELHGEFKTTACGRCISGMFVFLTYVLGVAWLGVFGFSAVPVFMFYNIWSTCEVIKSPQSNGTSGVEQICVDVRQYGIIPWNAFPGKICGSALENICNTNEFYMSYHLFIVACAGAGATVIALIHFLMILSSNWAYLKDASKMQAYQDIKAKEEQELQDIQSRSKEQLNSYT from the exons GTTGCTTCGAATGCTGCATCAAGTGTCTGGGAGGAGTTCCCTATGCCTCCCTAGTGGCCACCATCCTATGTTTCTCGGGAGTCGCCTTGTTCTGTGGCTGTGGACATGTGGCTCTTGCAGGCACCGTGGCAATTCTTGAGCAACACTTCTCCACCAACACCAGTGACCATGCCTTGCTGAGCGAAGT GATCCAACTGATGCAGTATGTCATCTATGGAATCGCGTCCTTTTTCTTCCTGTACGGTATCATTCTGCTGGCAGAAGGCTTCTACACCACAAGTGCAGTGAAAGAGCTGCACGGTGAGTTTAAAACAACTGCCTGTGGACGATGCATCAGTGGAATG TTCGTGTTCCTCACCTATGTGCTGGGAGTGGCCTGGCTGGGTGTGTTCGGCTTTTCTGCAGTGCCAGTGTTTATGTTCTACAATATCTGGTCAACCTGTGAAGTCATCAAGTCCCCACAAAGCAATGGGACCTCGGGTGTGGAGCAGATCTGTGTGGATGTCCGGCAATACG GTATCATTCCTTGGAACGCTTTCCCAGGCAAAATCTGTGGCTCTGCCCTGGAGAACATCTGCAACACCAATGAG TTCTACATGTCCTATCATCTGTTCATTGTGGCTTGTGCTGGAGCTGGTGCCACCGTCATTGCCCTG ATCCACTTCCTCATGATACTGTCTTCTAACTGGGCTTACTTAAAGGATGCAAGCAAAATGCAGGCTTACCAGGATATCAAAGCAAAGGAGGAACAGGAACTGCAAGATATCCAGTCTCGGTCAAAAGAACAACTCAATTCTTATACTTAA
- the Gpm6b gene encoding neuronal membrane glycoprotein M6-b produces MKPAMETAAEENTEQSQERKGCFECCIKCLGGVPYASLVATILCFSGVALFCGCGHVALAGTVAILEQHFSTNTSDHALLSEVIQLMQYVIYGIASFFFLYGIILLAEGFYTTSAVKELHGEFKTTACGRCISGMFVFLTYVLGVAWLGVFGFSAVPVFMFYNIWSTCEVIKSPQSNGTSGVEQICVDVRQYGIIPWNAFPGKICGSALENICNTNEFYMSYHLFIVACAGAGATVIALLIYMMATTYNYAVLKFKSREDCCTKF; encoded by the exons GTTGCTTCGAATGCTGCATCAAGTGTCTGGGAGGAGTTCCCTATGCCTCCCTAGTGGCCACCATCCTATGTTTCTCGGGAGTCGCCTTGTTCTGTGGCTGTGGACATGTGGCTCTTGCAGGCACCGTGGCAATTCTTGAGCAACACTTCTCCACCAACACCAGTGACCATGCCTTGCTGAGCGAAGT GATCCAACTGATGCAGTATGTCATCTATGGAATCGCGTCCTTTTTCTTCCTGTACGGTATCATTCTGCTGGCAGAAGGCTTCTACACCACAAGTGCAGTGAAAGAGCTGCACGGTGAGTTTAAAACAACTGCCTGTGGACGATGCATCAGTGGAATG TTCGTGTTCCTCACCTATGTGCTGGGAGTGGCCTGGCTGGGTGTGTTCGGCTTTTCTGCAGTGCCAGTGTTTATGTTCTACAATATCTGGTCAACCTGTGAAGTCATCAAGTCCCCACAAAGCAATGGGACCTCGGGTGTGGAGCAGATCTGTGTGGATGTCCGGCAATACG GTATCATTCCTTGGAACGCTTTCCCAGGCAAAATCTGTGGCTCTGCCCTGGAGAACATCTGCAACACCAATGAG TTCTACATGTCCTATCATCTGTTCATTGTGGCTTGTGCTGGAGCTGGTGCCACCGTCATTGCCCTG CTGATCTACATGATGGCTACTACATATAACTATGCGGTTTTGAAGTTTAAGAGTCGGGAAGACTGCTGCACTAAGTTCTAA
- the Gpm6b gene encoding neuronal membrane glycoprotein M6-b isoform X7 — translation MKPAMETAAEENTEQSQERKGCFECCIKCLGGVPYASLVATILCFSGVALFCGCGHVALAGTVAILEQHFSTNTSDHALLSEVIQLMQYVIYGIASFFFLYGIILLAEGFYTTSAVKELHGEFKTTACGRCISGMFVFLTYVLGVAWLGVFGFSAVPVFMFYNIWSTCEVIKSPQSNGTSGVEQICVDVRQYGIIPWNAFPGKICGSALENICNTNEFYMSYHLFIVACAGAGATVIALIHFLMILSSNWAYLKDASKMQAYQDIKAKEEQELQDIQSRSKEQLNSYT, via the exons GTTGCTTCGAATGCTGCATCAAGTGTCTGGGAGGAGTTCCCTATGCCTCCCTAGTGGCCACCATCCTATGTTTCTCGGGAGTCGCCTTGTTCTGTGGCTGTGGACATGTGGCTCTTGCAGGCACCGTGGCAATTCTTGAGCAACACTTCTCCACCAACACCAGTGACCATGCCTTGCTGAGCGAAGT GATCCAACTGATGCAGTATGTCATCTATGGAATCGCGTCCTTTTTCTTCCTGTACGGTATCATTCTGCTGGCAGAAGGCTTCTACACCACAAGTGCAGTGAAAGAGCTGCACGGTGAGTTTAAAACAACTGCCTGTGGACGATGCATCAGTGGAATG TTCGTGTTCCTCACCTATGTGCTGGGAGTGGCCTGGCTGGGTGTGTTCGGCTTTTCTGCAGTGCCAGTGTTTATGTTCTACAATATCTGGTCAACCTGTGAAGTCATCAAGTCCCCACAAAGCAATGGGACCTCGGGTGTGGAGCAGATCTGTGTGGATGTCCGGCAATACG GTATCATTCCTTGGAACGCTTTCCCAGGCAAAATCTGTGGCTCTGCCCTGGAGAACATCTGCAACACCAATGAG TTCTACATGTCCTATCATCTGTTCATTGTGGCTTGTGCTGGAGCTGGTGCCACCGTCATTGCCCTG ATCCACTTCCTCATGATACTGTCTTCTAACTGGGCTTACTTAAAGGATGCAAGCAAAATGCAGGCTTACCAGGATATCAAAGCAAAGGAGGAACAGGAACTGCAAGATATCCAGTCTCGGTCAAAAGAACAACTCAATTCTTATACTTAA